One genomic window of Actinoplanes lobatus includes the following:
- a CDS encoding pyridoxal phosphate-dependent decarboxylase family protein, with translation MHQRLAHDLDDLPALLQATRDYATRVLAGLAERPVAPTPAAVEPAPLPVGGAGTAGALAEFERRWAPGLSGSAGPRYLGFVTGGATPAALAGDWLTAAFDQNVSNRAGSTAAALEDETVSWLRDMFGLGPDHAGAFVSGATMSNLTGLAIGREWSGERLGVSVARQGLAALGEIPVLSGAAHSSVHKALSVLGMGRASLRPVRTLPGREAVDVAALADALAALDGRPAIVVANAGTVNTVDFDDLRAILALRERYPFWLHVDAAFGGFAALTPEHAHLVDGLGGADSVCVDLHKWLNVPYDSAVQFTRRRDLQVAVFQNTAAYLPAITGDPDHCHLTPENSRRLRALAAWFTLAAYGVDGHAEIVTRTVAAAHRLGERLSTLPGVELLSPVRLNVVCFAVPGDVATVLRAVADSGEAFLTPTVLHGRPALRAAFSNWRTAGADADRVVEAVRKALSTTCP, from the coding sequence CCCGTGGCGCCCACCCCGGCCGCCGTCGAACCGGCCCCGCTCCCGGTCGGCGGCGCCGGCACGGCCGGGGCGCTGGCCGAGTTCGAACGCCGCTGGGCGCCCGGCCTCTCCGGCAGCGCCGGCCCCCGCTACCTGGGGTTCGTGACCGGCGGCGCCACTCCGGCCGCGCTCGCCGGCGACTGGCTGACCGCGGCCTTCGACCAGAACGTCTCGAACCGTGCCGGCTCCACGGCCGCCGCACTGGAGGACGAGACCGTCTCCTGGCTGCGTGACATGTTCGGCCTCGGCCCGGACCACGCCGGCGCGTTCGTCAGCGGCGCCACCATGTCCAACCTGACCGGCCTGGCGATCGGCCGCGAATGGTCCGGCGAACGGCTCGGGGTCAGCGTCGCCCGGCAGGGCCTCGCGGCGCTCGGCGAGATCCCGGTCCTGTCCGGGGCCGCGCACTCCAGCGTCCACAAGGCGCTGTCCGTGCTCGGCATGGGCCGTGCGTCGCTGCGCCCGGTCCGGACCCTGCCGGGCCGGGAAGCCGTCGACGTCGCCGCGCTGGCCGACGCTCTCGCCGCGCTGGACGGCCGCCCGGCGATCGTGGTGGCCAACGCCGGAACGGTCAACACCGTGGACTTCGACGACCTGCGCGCGATCCTGGCGCTGCGCGAGCGGTACCCGTTCTGGCTGCACGTGGACGCGGCCTTCGGCGGGTTCGCGGCCCTCACCCCGGAGCACGCCCACCTGGTCGACGGTCTGGGCGGGGCCGACTCGGTCTGCGTCGACCTGCACAAGTGGCTCAACGTCCCGTACGACTCGGCGGTCCAGTTCACCCGCCGCCGGGATCTGCAGGTGGCCGTCTTCCAGAACACCGCCGCCTATCTGCCGGCGATCACCGGCGACCCGGACCACTGCCACCTCACCCCGGAGAACTCGCGCCGGCTCCGCGCCCTGGCCGCCTGGTTCACGCTGGCGGCGTACGGTGTGGACGGCCATGCCGAGATCGTCACCCGGACCGTCGCGGCGGCCCACCGCCTGGGTGAACGGCTGAGCACCCTGCCCGGCGTGGAGCTGCTGTCCCCGGTCCGCCTGAACGTCGTCTGCTTCGCGGTCCCCGGCGACGTCGCCACGGTGCTCCGGGCGGTGGCCGACTCCGGCGAGGCGTTCCTGACCCCGACCGTCCTGCACGGCCGCCCCGCGCTGCGTGCCGCGTTCAGCAACTGGCGCACCGCCGGGGCCGACGCGGACCGGGTCGTCGAGGCCGTCCGCAAAGCCCTGTCAACTACCTGCCCATGA